In Panulirus ornatus isolate Po-2019 chromosome 59, ASM3632096v1, whole genome shotgun sequence, the following are encoded in one genomic region:
- the LOC139767195 gene encoding uncharacterized protein, with amino-acid sequence MSSPLYNPGQPYVAPIPGGFSPGKIAHVTGTFTPNANSFVLKFQSGPNGDPADEIGLCMYGRVAEGVVGRNAFTRASGWGQEEATSTLAFARGQNFDVTILCDPLHFKIALNHQHFAEFNHRTNPATMTYLNVASTSQDINLACIWIEDPVPSPSQPPPYAQMPPGGAPYPPQNSYGPPPPYSGGPGFAPSYSNQPSYQQTAPPGQYGQPAPGGNSSSGKGLLGMVAGAGTAVAGALGASHLLGKAKSSSGYPGYGGYPGYGGSHGGGGGLKNIMGMGGALTGASMLASPKKAMKANKAMKYGIPLAGIGALGAGGYMMHKGVHGFHSGSSSSSGSSEEEE; translated from the exons ATGAGTTCACCACTTTATAACCCC GGTCAGCCCTATGTAGCACCAATTCCAGGAGGTTTCTCACCTGGGAAAATTGCTCATGTTACAGGAACTTTCACTCCAAATGCAAATAG CTTTGTCCTAAAGTTCCAATCTGGACCAAATGGTGACCCTGCGGATGAAATTGGACTCTGTATGTATGGTCGAGTGGCagaaggtgtggtggggaggaatgCCTTTACACGTGCCTCAGGATGGGGCCAGGAAGAGGCAACCAGCACCCTTGCTTTTGCTCGGGGACAAAACTTTGATGTCACCATCCTTTGTGATCCATTGCATTTCAAG ATTGCTCTTAATCATCAACACTTTGCTGAATTCAACCACCGCACCAATCCAGCAACAATGACGTATTTGAATGTTGCTAGCACAAGCCAAGATATAAATCTAGCATGTATTTGGATAGAAGATCCAGTCCCATCTCCTAGTCAGCCTCCTCCTTATGCACAAATGCCACCAGGAGGGGCTCCATACCCTCCGCAAAACAGTTATGGCCCACCACCCCCTTATTCTGGTGGTCCAGGATTTGCTCCTTCATATTCTAATCAACCATCGTATCAACAGACAGCACCTCCTGGACAATATGGA caaccagcaccaggtgggaACAGTAGCAGTGGCAAAGGGTTGCTAGGTATGGTTGCTGGTGCAGGAACAGCTGTTGCTGGAGCCTTAGGTGCATCTCATCTCCTTGGA AAGGCCAAATCAAGCAGTGGTTACCCTGGGTATGGAGGGTATCCAGGTTATGGAGGTtctcatggtggtggtggaggtcttaAAAATATCATGGGAATGGGTGGTGCCTTAACAGGAGCATCCATGTTAGCAAGTCCG AAGAAGGCCATGAAAGCAAATAAGGCAATGAAGTATGGTATTCCACTGGCTGGTATTGGGGCTCTAGGGGCTGGTGGCTACATGATGCACAAAGGTGTTCATGGTTTTCACAGTGGTTCTTCCTCATCTTCAGGGTCCAGTGAAGAAGAAGAGTAA